One genomic segment of Cryptococcus neoformans var. neoformans JEC21 chromosome 8 sequence includes these proteins:
- a CDS encoding protein-histidine kinase, putative, with amino-acid sequence MILGTDIDLSSIPTAFLEAYPFPAVVIVIDSSLRPRPPLHSRDTDVTVRQTDGQISPLASPPVQQFASAPVAWGNQRWNELTQGKTIAECVDVISQNKLQTWVEGDIGEKSESFTLDMKLPEGVTLHLAKTILPLSPPSASQSFCILTSQYINKPESFTPSISSSDVLFSPLPRFSQTFSRSSSFSSNPRRSIDVPASLPGHRGSATSTSSNLRSSVDLTSPNSEYSPPSREQSTYFTHRFAVREERPSVRRRRSPPNSFKRSKPPESHAQDCWDLVENFDWSKTALGPREQWMDALDPVLAITFESRTADCAWLGPDLELVYNKAYQELIDHPSAFGKPARQVWATNWDYLEPLVKRCLSGTPVYKDNDPLFWRRYGNGRLLEHYHTWRYVPITGKDGSVLGIFNQSIEVTDSVLLERRMGTTRELLEHMSFIRTTEDFFSSIADVFSQNPTDIPFALCYRVRQVDTDGTFVHLDVSLQSSVGVPEGHPSAPDQIPISFFNGNPYPSNVERSFSPAFSIVSIHSSSSHRVCHVSEDTTQWPIAKALQRRQCVIIEECSQLIEGYPIRRWDELPFSAIVVPICSEGSPEIPDAVVILGLNVRRCFDHEYDSWIHSIRSQLSSALVTVKAREAEQKMVEENARMEKAKVAWFRGAAHDLRSPLTLVAGPLADVLDSDLSPNQRTSLTVAQRNLDRLVRLVNALMDFSRVEAGRMEGRFVPTNLSQFITQLAALFKPAVERLGLEYVLDVQPREELVFVDPVLFETVVSNLIGNALKYTETGCITVRVKYTDYAEVSVIDTGVGIPKNELALVTEWFHRASTAIHSGTQGTGLGLALAKELLKLHKGELLVESQTANESGGPHGSIFTARVPLDFKPSPSAHIIPSVESPKTFGKYSQVVANEAMRWVGDSDDFSEACDMSSGTGGSSASNGSGNTTAFGPKFADAFLFDRNDVVLIVEDNADMREYIRQLFTPYCTVVEACNGEQAYSMATQNPPNLILSDVLMSKLSGTELLQKIRSHPDTRIVPMVLISAIAGDESRVEALLNGADDYLAKPFKPKELIARVHLHMQVGKKRAKLEALYAQRETELTALSDYCPIGIFRGDKYGHIVYANAAWRAQSGLLVGDPNDWASYVHPESKAQLLEEWNQWLRGDLKEFRAAWRWSNGIPVRSILVRLDHVKEGFSGLIGCVVDVSHEERRLIEAEERRKEAEESKHQQELLIDLTSHEIRTPVSAILQCSDLVKENLVALKDQLRGAGPKGFVPTPELLADLEQDVEALESIYQCGLVQERIAGDVLSSTSSSAVRKITIQYDVSFVPPADDSCAVPSSGVPDILPAKENTPLWLFVSVTDSGPGMTEQELSVLFQRFAQGNKMIHTKYGGSGLGLFICRKITELLGGRIEVLSQLGHGSVFRFFIKTRAVAPPSAIAALVESSPLKPISATSPSSSLAMSRSSSRSTNVTTPIEGSGTEHVLIVEDNLINQTVLKRQLIKAGLSCNVASNGLEALNIIRETHRQHRRGGPNRKRLFDVVLMDLEMPVMDGITAVQEIRGSEAAGTLGRNMVIALTGNARQGQIDHALASGFDDVVIKPYILVDLLKKIKFMKVRRLELETAKAQEE; translated from the exons ATGATTTTAGGAACCGATATCGACCTGTCGTCTATACCAACGGCGTTTCTCGAG GCTTATCCTTTCCCAGCGGTTGTGATCGTGATCGATTCCTCTCTCCGCCCAAGACCGCCGCTCCATTCCAGAGACACAGATGTGACCGTTCGGCAAACTGATGGCCAAATATCACCCCTTGCGAGTCCTCCAGTGCAACAGTTCGCGTCAGCACCCGTGGCGTGGGGGAATCAGCGATGGAATGAATTGACTCAGGGGAAAACAATTGCAGAGTGCGTGGATGTGATTTCACAGAACAAGTTGCAAACTTGGGTGGAAGGTGACATTGGCGAAAAGTCGGAGAGTTTTACGCTGGACATGAAGTTGCCGGAAGGCGTAACTCTTCATCTGGCAAAGACGATATTGCCATTAAGTCCACCGTCCGCCTCTCAATCGTTTTGCATCCTTACATCGCAATATATCAATAAGCCGGAAAGCTTCACCccatcaatctcatccagtgatgttcttttctctcctctaCCGCGATTTTCCCAGACTTTTTCTcggtcatcttctttttcgtccAACCCTAGAAGGTCGATTGATGTCCCTGCTTCATTACCGGGACACCGGGGTTCTGCTACATCAACAAGTAGCAACCTGCGCTCTTCGGTCGATTTGACCTCCCCTAATTCTGAATACTCTCCACCAAGCCGTGAACAAAGCACGTACTTCACCCATCGCTTCGCGGTCAGAGAAGAACGGCCCTCAGTAAGGCGGAGACGGTCACCGCCAAACTCGTTTAAGAGATCAAAACCCCCTGAGAGCCATGCTCAGGACTGCTGGGACTTGGTAGAGAACTTCGACTGGTCAAAAACAGCATTAGGGCCGAGAGAACAGTGGATGGATGCGTTAGATCCTGTTCTGGCAATCACTTTTGAATCTAGGACGGCAGATTGCGCCTGGCTAGGGCCTGATCTAGAGCTAGTTTA TAATAAGGCGTATCAAGAGCTGATTGACCATCCCAGTGCTTTTGGAAAACCTGCACGACAAGTCTGGGCTACCAATTGGGACTACTTGGAACCCCTGGTCAAACGATGTCTCAGTGGGACCCCGGTCTACAAAGACAATGACCCCCTTTTCTGGCGTCGATACGGCAATGGTCGACTTCTGGAACATTATCACACTTGGCGATATGTACCGATAACAGGCAAAGATGGCTCAGTGCTTGGTATCTTCAACCAGTCAATTGAGGTCACCGACTCGGTACTGCTAGAGAGGCGAATGGGCACGACCAGAGAACTATTGGAACACATGTCGTTTATTCGCACAACGGAGGACTTTTTCAGCTCGATTGCCGACGTCTTTAGTCAAAATCCTACCGACATACCGTTCGCACTTTGTTACCGGGTCCGACAAGTTGACACCGATGGCACATTTGTCCATTTGGACGTCTCTCTTCAGTCTTCCGTCGGCGTACCCGAAGGCCACCCGTCTGCTCCAGATCAAATTCCTATCAGCTTCTTTAATGGCAACCCTTACCCTAGCAATGTCGAGCGATCATTTTCTCCCGCTTTCTCAATCGTTTCAATTCACTCTTCGAGCAGTCATCGGGTCTGTCACGTCTCTGAAGACACTACACAGTGGCCCATCGCCAAAGCCCTACAAAGGCGACAATGTGTCATCATCGAAGAATGTTCGCAATTAATAGAAGGATATCCTATCCGCCGCTGGGATGAGCTTCCATTCTCAGCCATTGTCGTGCCCATATGCTCTGAGGGATCTCCCGAAATTCCTGACGCCGTCGTTATCCTTGGTCTCAACGTCCGACGTTGTTTTGACCATGAATACGATTCCTGGATTCACTCTATTCGATCACAACTATCTTCGGCCCTTGTGACGGTCAAGGCGCGTGAAGCTGAACAGAAGATGGTTGAGGAAAACGCACGTATGGAGAAAGCAAAAGTCGCCTGGTTCAGAGGAGCCGCACACGACCTTCGCAGTCCACTAACTCTTGTCGCTGGACCGCTTGCCGATGTGCTTGACTCGGATCTGAGCCCCAATCAGCGCACATCTTTAACGGTTGCGCAACGCAATCTTGATCGGCTAGTGCGCTTGGTCAACGCCCTCATGGATTTCTCGAGGGTGGAAGCTGGACGGATGGAAGGACGGTTTGTTCCTACGAACTTGAGTCAATTCATAACACAGCTCGCAGCTCTTTTCAAGCCTGCAGTAGAAAGACTGGGGTTAGAATACGTACTTGATGTCCAGCCAAGAGAAGAGCTTGTTTTCGTCGATCCTGTTCTGTTTGAGACCGTGGTATCAAACCTTATTGGCAATGCGCTCAAATACACTGAAACGGGCTGTATCACTGTTCGGGTGAAATACACGGATTACGCAGAGGTCTCCGTCATCGATACCGGTGTGGGTATACCGAAAAACGAGTTGGCATTGGTGACCGAGTGGTTCCACAGGGCGAGTACTGCCATTCATTCGGGAACTCAGGGAACCGGATTGGGACTGGCGTTGGCCAAGGAGTTGCTCAAGTTGCACAAAGGAGAATTGCTTGTTGAGTCTCAAACCGCCAATGAGTCAGGAGGTCCTCATGGGTCCATTTTTACCGCGAGAGTTCCTCTTGATTTCAAGCCCTCACCATCGGCTCATATCATTCCGTCCGTCGAGTCTCCCAAGACGTTTGGTAAATACAGTCAAGTCGTTGCAAACGAAGCCATGCGCTGGGTCGGTGACTCGGACGACTTTAGTGAGGCGTGCGACATGTCGAGCGGTACCGGAGGCTCAAGTGCTAGTAATGGCTCTGGAAACACGACCGCCTTCGGGCCCAAGTTTGCAGATGCCTTTTTGTTTGACAGGAACGACGTCGTGCTTATTGTGGAAGACAATGCCGACATGCGTGAATACATACGGCAGCTTTTCACCCCTTACTGTACTGTAGTTGAAGCTTGCAACGGTGAACAGGCTTACAGTATGGCTACCCAAAACCCTCCCAACCTCATTTTGTCGGACGTGCTCATGTCCAAATTATCCGGTACGGAGCTGTTACAAAAGATCAGATCTCATCCTGACACTCGCATTGTGCCTATGGTCCTTATTTCGGCTATTGCTGGTGATGAGTCTAGGGTTGAGGCTCTGCTAAACGGCGCTGATGACTATCTTGCCAAGCCTTTCAAACCCAAGGAACTCATCGCGCGCGTTCACCTCCACATGCAAGTTGGCAAGAAACGTGCTAAACTTGAAGCGCTATACGCCCAGCGTGAAACGGAGCTGACAGCTCTATCTGACTATTGTCCGATCGGCATCTTCCGGGGAGACAAATATGGCCATATTGTTTATGCCAACGCAGCTTGGCGTGCGCAGAGCGGTCTTTTGGTGGGTGATCCCAACGATTGGGCATCTTATGTGCACCCGGAATCGAAAGCGCAGCTcttggaagaatggaatCAGTGGCTGAGGGGGGACTTGAAGGAGTTCCGAGCGGCTTGGAGATGGTCTAATGGTATTCCTGTCAGGAGCATCTTGGTCCGATTAGATCATGTCAAGGAAGGGTTTTCTGGGTTAATTGGGTGCGTGGTGGATGTGTCTCATGAAGAGAGACGATTAATCGAAGccgaggaaagaagaaaagaagcggaagagagTAAACATCAGCAAGAGCTCCTTATTGACTTGACAAGTCATGAAATTAGGACGCCGGTGTCAGCAATCCTACAGTGCTCAGATCTTGTTAAAGAGAATCTTGTAGCTCTGAAGGACCAGTTGAGAGGAGCGGGACCAAAGGGCTTTGTGCCGACTCCAGAACTGCTGGCTGATCTTGAGCAGGATGTGGAAGCTTTGGAAA GTATTTATCAATGCGGTCTTGTGCAGGAACGTATTGCCGGAGACGTTCTTTCCAGCACATCTTCCAGTG CTGTCCGAAAGATCACCATCCAATACGACGTGTCGTTTGTCCCTCCTGCTGATGACTCGTGCGCCGTCCCTTCGTCTGGCGTGCCCGACATCCTTCCTGCAAAAGAAAATACTCCTCTATGGCTGTTTGTCAGCGTTACCGATTCTGGACCTGGTATGACAGAGCAAGAGTTATCTGTCTTGTTCCAAAGGTTTGCTC AGGGCAATAAGATGATTCATACAAAGTATGGCGGAAGCGGTTTGGGGCTGTTCATCTGTCGAA AGATTACAGAGCTTCTTGGCGGTCGTATTGAAGTGCTTAGCCAACTCGGGCACGGTAGTG TTTTCCgattcttcatcaaaaCGCGCGCTGTCGCCCCCCCTTCCGCCATCGCTGCTCTCGTGGaatcctctcctctcaaacCGATATCCGccacttctccttcttcctcgttaGCCATGAGCCGATCATCTTCTCGAAGTACAAACGTCACCACGCCCATAGAGGGTAGCGGGACTGAACACGTGTTGATTGTGGAAGATAACCTAATCAATCAGACTGTCCTGAAACGACAACTCATCAAGGCGGGTCTATCGTGCAACG TCGCGAGTAACGGCCTTGAGGCTCTCAATATCATCCGTGAAACCCATCGGCAACACCGACGGGGTGGGCCGAACCGTAAAAGGCTATTTGACGTGGTATTGATGGATCTCGAGATGCCGGTGATGGATGGTATCACCGCCGTACAGGAGATACGAGGATCCGAAGCCGCGGGGACGTTGGGAAGGAATATGGTGATTGCTCTCACGGGGAATGCTAGACAAGGACAAATTGATCATGCCTTGGCTTCTGGGTTTGACGACG TCGTCATCAAACCATATATCCTGGTGGATTTGTTGAAAAAGATCAAATTTATGAAAGTTAGAAGGTTGGAGTTGGAAACTGCGAAAGCTCAAGAAGAGTGA